Proteins encoded in a region of the Triticum dicoccoides isolate Atlit2015 ecotype Zavitan chromosome 3A, WEW_v2.0, whole genome shotgun sequence genome:
- the LOC119270224 gene encoding uncharacterized protein LOC119270224, which yields MDVHSTPVAARRMWGYLRAVFFMMRKGKRKLLLGAHLLMKRRNKAVSRSVANLLSHHHHHGHHGGRALRRREYEFSCGDSPDPGSFSMRRLAFPCLGAADDVDQPGRLRAEHPAPATPPRHMIEYYANAAAASPAPSSPGALMMMHEESELALGEECTPAGMSPLVPGAADGGFSVRVSNFSSDEVDTDQLGLGEAVDDEAEEFIARFYAQLRRQNHIGLLPYYLQEAAA from the coding sequence ATGGACGTGCACTCGACGCCGGTGGCGGCGAGGAGGATGTGGGGGTACCTGCGGGCGGTCTTCTTCATGATGCGCAAGGGCAAGCGCAAGCTGCTCCTCGGCGCGCACCTCCTCATGAAGCGCCGCAACAAGGCCGTCTCGCGCTCCGTCGCCAACCTCCtctcgcaccaccaccaccacggtcACCACGGCGGCCGCGCGCTGCGCCGCCGCGAGTACGAGTTCTCCTGCGGCGACAGCCCCGACCCGGGCTCCTTCTCCATGCGCCGCCTCGCCTTCCCCTGCCTCGGCGCCGCCGACGACGTCGACCAGCCCGGCCGCCTCCGCGCCGAGCACCCCGCGCCCGCCACGCCGCCGCGGCACATGATCGAGTACTACGCCAACGCGGCGGCCGCGTCCCCGGCGCCGTCGTCGCCCGGGGCGCTGATGATGATGCACGAGGAGTCTGAGCTCGCGCTGGGGGAGGAATGCACGCCGGCGGGGATGTCACCGCTGGTGCCCGGCGCGGCCGACGGCGGGTTCTCGGTGCGGGTGTCCAACTTCTCGTCGGACGAGGTCGACACCGACCAGCTGGGCCTGGGCGAGGCCGTggacgacgaggcggaggagttcaTCGCCCGCTTCTACGCCCAGCTGCGCCGCCAGAACCACATCGGGCTGCTCCCGTACTACCTCCAGGAGGCCGCCGCGTGA